GGCTCGTCCATGATCAGCACGCTCGCGTTAAGCGAGAGCGCCTTCGCGATTTCGATAACCTGCTGGTCGGCAATCGAAAGCCCGCGCACGAGCTGGTCGGCGCGCAGATCGACGCCGAGCGACGCCAGCAGGCCGTTCACTTCGTCGCGCATCGCGTCGTATTGAATGCGGCCGATGCGGTCCACGGGCTGCCGGCCCATATAGATGTTCTCCGCAATCGATAGATCGAAGAACAGCGTCGGTTCCTGATAGATGACGGCCAGGCCCGCGTCGCGCGCTTCCGCCGGCGTCGCGAAGTGACGCGGCGTGCCGTCGATATAAAGCTCGCCCGTGTCGGGCTGATGCACGCCCGCGAGAATCTTGACGAGCGTCGACTTGCCGGCGCCGTTCTCGCCGAGCAACGCATGCACTTCTCCAGGCCATAAGACGAGTCCGCCGTTGGCGAGCGCGCGAACGCGCCCGAACGATTTGCTCGCGTGTTTCAGTTCCAGCCTCGGCGCCGCGTCGGTGTCATGCTGCACTGCGTGTCTCCTCCAGCAAGCGGCATCGTGGGTGTGCCGCGTTATTACGGTTGCCTCAGGGTACTTTTCAGGGCTCCGTCAAAGCGTCGCGTCGAAGCGTTTGTGTCAAATGCGGTAAACGCGCCCCGCATTGCGCACGAACAGCGCCGCTTTCTCGGCATCGCTCGCGCCGCCGACAATCGCCGCATAGGCGTTCCACAAATCCGCATACGAGCCGAACTGCCGGTCGACCGGGAAATTCGACGCGAACATCGCACGCTCGACGCCGAACGTATCGATCGTTTCCAGCACATAAGGCCGCAAGCTCTCGACCGTCCAACGGTGATCGAACATTGCGAGCCCGCTGATCTTCACCGCGACGTTCGCGCAGCCCGCAAGCTTGCGCATCCCTTCACGCCAGGCGCGATAGCCCGCGACGCTATCGCGGTCGACAAACATACCCGTGTGATTGACGATGAACTGCGTATCCGCATGTTCGCGCGCAAGCGCGGCCGCCTCTTCCATTTGCGACGGATACAGCTGCATATCGAACGACATCCCATGCTGACGCAGCCGCGCGAAATTCGCGCGCCACGTCGCATCGCGCAACAGATGACGGCCGATATAGTCGTACAGCCTGTTCTCGTGCACGTTCAGGATCTGCCGTACGCCGCGCGTGTTCGCGAATGCGGCGTGTCCTTCGAGTACCTGCGCCGCATTGGGTGCGGAAAGATCGACGCCCGCGACAATGCCGTTCGGCATGCGGCGCGATGAAGGTTCGTCGGCCACCTGCTGCAACCAACGCGTTTCTTCGACGGGGTCCGACGGATCGTGATTCGCCTCGACATGCACCACTTTCAGGACTTCGACGGGCTGCGCATCCTTAAGCAGGTCGCTGAGCAGATAGTCATGCTGCAAATCGCGCGCGTCGCCGACAAACGATATGCCCGGGTTCGCCAGCCACGGATAGTGATGCGTCTTCAGGTCCCACAGATGAATGTGCGGGTCGACCACTTGCATGGAAGTCCTTTATCTGTTGAGCGTCGTCAGTCCATCAGGTTTGTAGCGCATCAACACCCGGCAATCGGAATACGCGCGAAAGCGGCTGCTGAAGCGGTGTGTGATCCGTGGCGGTCTGCATGAGGTCCGCCATGTAATCCCACCATTTGCGCATCACAGCGAGATGCGGCAGTTCGTCCATCGTGTGATCGGCGGTGCGCGTGAGCACCGCGAACAGATGATGCGTTGCGTCATCGTAGTAGATCGAATAATCGCGCACGCCGGCTTGATGCAATGCATCAACCAGCTCCGGCCAGATCTCGTTGTGGCGCCGTTCGTATTCGTCGCGCATGCCGGGGTTCAGCACCATCCGGAAAGCGATTGTCTCCATGCCGCGCTCCATGTCCTCGCTTGATGTCCCGCTAACTCCCGCCGTGCTTTTCGTGCCGGGCTAAGGCTTTCGGGTGCCGTTCGCCGCGGTTGACGGGCGCTTTCGCGGTCGCGCGTATGCAACGACTATAATTCGGGCGTCGATAGCCTCTCAATCCGTTGTTCGGATAGGGCGATACCGAAACCGAATCGCACACCTCATGAGCCAGAACGCCGCCACCGTCGCCCTTATCAACCGGCTCAAGTTCAAACATCTTGCGCTGCTCGTCGCACTCGACGACACCCGCAACGTCCATCAGGCGGCCGACGCCATCAACGTCGCGCAGCCGAGCGCGAGCCGCATGCTCGGCGATATCGAGGAAGCGCTCGGCTTTCTGCTGTTCGAGCGCAACGCGCGCGGCATGCAGCCGACGCCGCTCGGCGTCGTTACGCTCGCCTATGCGCGCCGCGCGCTCGCCGAACTGACGCGCTTTGCCGACGACCTCGAAGTGAAGCGCAAAGGCGGCCACGGCCAGCTCACCGTGGGCGCCATCATGGGCGCTGCGCCCGACCTGCTCGCGATGGCCGTCGCGACACTGAAGACCGAGCGGCCGCTGCTCAACGTCTGCATCCTCGGCGAAACGAGCGACCAGGTCGTGCAGTTGCTGCATCGCCGCGAAGTCGACCTCGCGCTCGGGCGCCTCACCCATCCGCTGCAGCACAACGATTTCAGCTTCGAGCCGCTCGCGCGCGAAACGCTGCTGCTGGTCGTGCGCGCCGTGCATCCGCTTGCAAGCCGTACGACGCTCTCGCTGCCCGAAGTGATCGGCTGGCCGTGGGTTGCGCAGCCGATTTCGAGCCCCGCGCGCGTGCTGTTCGAAGAAGAACTCGCACGCGCGGGGCTGACCACGCCCGCCAATCTCACCGAATGCGCATCGATTTTCGCGACGCTGCAGCTGCTCGAAAACTACGATGCCGTTGCGATGCTGCCCGAATCGGTCGTGCGCGACCATGTGCGCGGCAAGCTGCTGGTCGCGCTGCCGGTTGAAATCGGCAAGAGCCTCGCGGGCTTCGGCATTCTGACGCGCAAGGAAGAACCGCTCGCCGAGCCGGCCGAACGCTTTGTCGAATTGCTGCGTCAGCATTCGCTTACGCTAAAGCGCGATGCGCCCGCGGCCGGCGATGTCGCGTCTGCCAGTCGTGCCGCGCCCAAGACTGCGTCCGCGCATTGAACATCACAATGAGCATCGCAATGAGCACGCCTCATTGCAGATTCACGAACAGGCCGCCGTCGACGAGTAACGCGGCACCCGTCACATAGCGCGCCCGGTCCGACGCAAGAAACACGACGCAATCAGCAACGTCGTCGGGACGGCCTAGGCGCCCGAGCGGAATGCGCTTTTCGAAGTACGCCTTCTTGGCTTCGTCGGCGAGGTCTTCCGCGTTGAGGTCCGTTGCGATTGTGCCGGGCATGACCGAATTGCAGCGAATGCCATACGGCCCGAGCGCGATCGCGCACGACTGCATCAGCGAATGCACGCCGGCCTTGGTCGGCGTGTAATGCGTCTGCATGCCGCCGCCGACCAGCGCGCTGATCGAACTCGTCGCGACGATCGCGCCACCCGTGCCCTGCGCTTTCATCTGCTGCGCGGCGGCCTGCGTCACGAAGAATGCGCCGTTCAGGTTCACCGCCACCGTCGTTTCGAGCACGTCGGCCGGCATATCGAGAAACGCGTGAAACGGGCAGATGCCCGCATTACTCGCGAGCACGTCGACCTTGCCGAACGCCTCGACCGTGCGGCGCACGAGTTCCGGTCCGGTCGCGCGATCGGCGACGTTGCCTTCGACCGCGATCACGCGGCGGCCCAGCGCTTCGATTTCCTCGACGACTTCCGCGACCGCGGAGCGGCGGTTATACGACGCGTCGTTGTCGCCCCAGTAATTGATCGCGACATCCGCGCCGTCTTTTGCGCACGCCACCGCAATCGCGCGGCCGATACCGCGCGAGCCGCCCGTCACGATCACCGCCTTGTCTTTCAGCAACACAACTGTCTCCTTCGTTGACTGACCTGGTGCCTTGATGCTTTTAATGCGTGCCTTTTATGCGTGCTTTTTATGCGTGCTTTTTATGCGGCGCTTTTAGTGCGGGTACGGCCGCGCAAGCGCGCATTCCGGATTCAACCGCACGCCGAAGCCCGGCGTGTCCGGCACCTTCAACCTGCCGCTCACCGGTACCGGCTCGTCGAGCAGAAGCGGCGTGAACATCGGCACGACTTCATCGGCCTTCGGCGCCATCATCAGGAACTCGGAGAACGGCGAGTTATGTCGCGTCACCACGAAGTGATAGCTGTACACCGACGATCCATGCGGCACGACCAGCACGTTATGCGCATCGGCAAGCGCCGAAATCTTGATCAGCTCGGTAATGCCGCCGCACCAGCCGACGTCCGGCTGGATCAGATCGCAGCATTCCATTTCGAGCAGCATCCGGAAGCCCCAGCGCGTCGCTTCGTGTTCGCCGGTGGACACCATCATGCCTCGCGGAACGTTGCGGCGCAGTTCGGCGTAACCCCAGTAGTCATCGGGCGGCAACGCTTCCTCGATCCATTTGAGACCGTACTCGTGCGCCGCCTTCGCGAACTTCGTCGCATAGTTGACGTCGAGGCTCATCCAGCAGTCGTACATGAGCCAGAAATCGTCGCCGACGCGGCTGCGCATATCGGCGAGACGCTCGATGTTCTGCCTGAACCCCGCCTCGCCTTCCGCGGGACCGTGCTGCAGCGGCAGCTTGCCGCCGATAAAGCCCATGTCTTTCGCGAGATCGGGCCGCGCGCCGGTCGCATAAAACTGCAGCTCATCGCGTACCGGTCCGCCCAATAGTTGGTACACCGGCTCTTTACGCACTTTCGCGAGCAGATCCCACAACGCGAGATCGACGCCCGAGATCGTATTGAGCACGATGCCTTTGCGTCCGTAATAGAGCGTCGAAAAGTACATCTGATCCCACATCTTCTCGATGTCGGTCACGAGCTGCCCTTCGAGAAAGCGCGCGAGATGCCGCTCGACGATAAACGCGCCGATCTCGCCGCCCGTCGTGACCGCGAAGCCGACCGTGCCGTCACTCGCTTCGATCTCGACGACGAGCGTGCCGAGCACGTTAATGCCGAACGACTGCCGGCTTTGCCGGTATTCGGGATAGCGCGCCATCGGCGTCGAGATGTGATCGTCGATCCAGTGGCCGCCGGCCTGATCGTGATAGTCGGCGCCGCCGCCGCGGACGACGAAGGCACGCACGTGCCGGATAGTGGGCATCGCCATGTTAGTAGGCTCCGTTATGTTTTGCGCTGGCGCGCTGATGCGGTTGAACGCTTGCGTTGATGCGGTTGTGCGCGCAACCAGTTGTGCGCGGACGGACGGTCGTGCACGGCGCGGCGCGCGGGAAAGACGAATCGCTCGAATCGATCGGCAGTCCGCGTCAGTAAGTCGCGCGGCCGCCGGACAGGTCGAATACCGAGCCGGTACTGAACGCGCAGTCTTCCGACGACAGCCAGAGAATCATCGACGCGGCCTCTTCGGGCAGCAGGAAGCGGTTCATCGGAATTTTCGACAGCATGTAGTCGATGTGTTCCTGCTTCATCGTGTCGAAGATCTCAGTCTTCGCGGCTGCCGGGGTGACGGCGTTCACGAGAATGTTTTTGGTGGCGAGTTCCTTGCCGAGCGATTTCGTGAGCCCGATCAAGCCAGCCTTCGACGCGCTGTAGTGCGATGCGTTCGGATTGCCTTCCTTGCCCGCCACCGAAGCAATATTGACGATGCGGCCGTAGTTCTGTTTGATCATCAGCGGCACGATCGCGCGGCACGTGAGGTACGGGCCGATCAGGTTCACGTCGATCACGCGGCGCCACACGTCGGGCGTGAGATCCCACAATGTGCCGTTGCCTCCGGTAATGCCCGCGCAATTGATCAGCACGTGAATCGCGCCATGTGCGGCGACGGTTGCGGCAACTGCCTTGTCGATCGACGCTTCGTCGGTCAGTTCGACCGTCGCGGCCGACACGGCGCCGAGCGCTTCGAGTTCTTTTTTGCTGCGCTCGAGGCGCTCGCTATCGATATCCCACAGCGCGACTTGCGCGCCCGAACGCAGTGCGCGTTGCGCGACTGCATAGCCGATGCCGCGCGCACCGCCGGTAATGACGACGACGCGGCCCTCCAGATCGATCTGATTCATCATGCGCTCCTGTACGGCGCACGGCTTGCGAGCGCGCCGCTATATCGTTATTGCCGGCTTGTGACGGGTTCCGGTTCAAACAATATAAAGCCGCACGCGATGCGGGAACAATCCGGGTATTGGATGGGGTGATAGCAAAAGTGGATCGGGCTTACGCCCGAGGCACGATTGAATAAAGAAGGGGAAGAATGGGAAGCTGACTTATATTAATGCGCGCGATTAGTGCGCGCGACGCGTACCCTTGACTGCGGAATCGAAAAGTCGCTCCGCTTCGGTCAATTCCTCGAGCGCGCGTTCGAGGCGCGACACTGCATCCGAGTGGCTGATCGACGCTTCATCTTCGACTTCTCCGCGCACAAGCCGGAATGCCTGCTCGACATTGCGCGTCGCTTGCATGTAGCGCGCTGCGGCATTCGACTCGCGCGAATTCGAAATGGCTGCCATGGTGGTTCTCCGTCTGCCTGCACATTGCACAGACGCCAGGTTACCAGGCCGGCAACGCGCTGTCCAGGAACGCGCGCACACTGTTGTAAACAGTCACACCGGCCGCATCAAGCTGCTCACGCATGAGCGTGCACCTTAGCTTTAGCTGCTCATATACCAGCCGCCATTTACATTGATGGTCTGGCCGTTTATATAGCCATTGCTCGCGAGCAGCACCGCGATGTCGGCCACTTCGGCGACGTCGCCGAGGCGCCCCACCGGAATCACATCGCGTTTGATGTTCGGATTGCCGGCAACCATATCGGTCTCGATCAGCGCGGGCGCGATCGCGTTCGACGTGACGCCCGTTTTCGCGAGCAAGCTCGCATAACTGTGCGCGAGCCCGATCATGCCCGCCTTCGACGCCGCATAGTGCGGACCGATCACGCCGCCCGTCTGCGCGGCCACCGACGACAGCATGATCAGACGTCCCCAACCGCGCGACACCATTTCAGGCGCGACCTCCTGCGACGCGAGCCAGGCCGAGGTGAGATTCGTCGCGATCGTCGTATGCCAGTCGTCGGCGGTGAGCTGCTGCCACGGCTTTGCGTAACCGATGCCTGCATTGTTGACGAGCACGTCAATCTTGCCGAACGCGTCGCGCGTGTTGTCAGCCATCTTTTTGATCGCGGCGGCATCGCGCACGTCGACCTGAATCGCGATCGCTTTCGCACCGGCCGCTTCGATCTGCGCGACCGTTTCGCGCGCGGGTTCAACCGCATCCTTGTACGTGAGCGCAACCGACATCCCGCACTTTCCATACGCAAGCGCAATGGCCTTGCCGATGCCGCGGCTGCCGCCCGTCACGAGCGCGACTTTTCCTGCCAGATCCGTCATTTCAAACCTCCTTACTGTTAGCGACAGCCACGCGGCCGCCCTTTCCGCCTAAGTTGTCTTTCAAACAATTTTCACCGCGAACCGATCGCATCACTTGATAGACTTGCGGCTTGCACAGACGACGGATAGAACGCGTGAGCATCGGGGAATACTACAAGCGGCTGAACCTGCCTGAAACCGCATCGCCGGAAGAGATCAAGAAAGCGTATCGGCGCCTGCGCGCGAAGTACCATCCAGACCTCAACAAGGGCAGCGAATCGAACGTCGAGCCCGTCTTCAAGCGCATTCAGGAAGCATTCGAAGTCTTGACCGGCGCACGCGCGCCCGCGGTGCAAAGCCCTTCCGCCGCGCAAAAAGAGAGCCGTCATACGCAGGCGCGCCCGCCCCGACCTCAGCCGCAACCGCGTTCGCCGCGCGCGAACGAACGCGATACGGACAGCAAGCCCTGGTCCACGACCTCGGACCGCTGGCAGGCATACCGTTCAAACGAAGACCGGCCGCCGATGCGCGGCGCGAACCGCCACGACAAGCTTTATGTGCCGCTCGATGTCGCGTTGAACGGCGGCCACGTGCCGACCAGTTACCAGATAACCGCGCCGTGCCGGCAATGTGGCGGCATGAGTGGCGGCATGAGCGCGCGCTTCAACGCCGGGCCTTGCGCCGATTGCGATGGCCAGGGCAAAACCGCGCTCGGCGCACGCTGCGGTACGTGCGGCGGCACCGGACGCGCCAGCGTCGATCGCTGCGCCGCGTGCCAGAACACGGGCTCCGAAAGCTACTGGAAAACCGACCAGGTTGCCGTGCCTGCCGGCGCCTGGGATGGCCAGCAACTGACGGTGCCCGACGGCGGCTTTCCCGGCGCGAACGGCGGCACCGCAGGCAACGCCGTGCTCTCTATCGTCATTCTGTGCGGCTCCGATTTCGAGCGCGACGGACTCAATCTGAAGAGCGAACTGAAAGTCGATTTCGTGACTGCCACGCTCGGCGGCACATTCGAAACGCATCTGCTCGGGCGCAACCTGCGCGTCGCGATTCCGCCGAACTCGGCGCAAGGCAGTGTGATCCGCCTGTCCGCGCACGGGCTATCTGATGCATCAGGCAATCAGGGCGAACTCAGATTGCAGCTTGTGCTCGCGATGCCGGATGCGGCGGGTTACCTGACCGACGAACAGCGTGCGCAGCTCAAGCAGATGTTCGACGATGCCGCGCGGCGCGGCAAAAGCGACGACAACGCGCAGTGACTGCACGCCGCGATGCGGTCTGCCATGCGGTGGGAAGCGGTGACAAGCATCAATGCGCCGTATCGCGATCCTCAGCGAGCAGATCAACAAGCGCCTTCACGCCGCGACGCCATGACAGATCCGTATTGCCGCGAATATCGACTGAGCGCTGAAACACCGTCTTCCCGCTCGCGACATCTTCAATACGCAAATTGATGTTGATGATCAGGTTGCTGATCTTTTGCACCCAGCACACGCCCACGCGCTCGGTTCCGAGCTTGCGGCCGATATCGAGTTCGCAGCCGTTGCACGCGTTCAGGTTCTGCGACGCCGAGAGCTTGCCGATCAATGCGCTAGCCGGCGCGTTATCGGCGACGCGATAGAGCGAGCGGTCGCGCAACTGCGCGCGCAGTTCGTCGCTGATCATATGCACGCGCGCGGCGTCCTGCTGCGTGGTGGCTGCGTCGTTATACGAAGCGTTGTCGTCGATCAGCGTGCAATCGGTTACGGCGATCGAATTAGCTGCAGGCGTCGCGCCCTGCGCGGCGACTATCGGAAATAGCGCCATACATAGCGCGCACAGCTTACGCGCGGCATTGCGCTTCAACGCGTGGGCAGCATAAACAGCAGCAGGGTATCGATCGTTAGCAGCCGCCATGATGGCTGTCCTCGCAAGGGGGATCGCGTTAAACGCGACCGCTCTCGCTCCAATCGCGGCCGCCCCGACTGCACACAGCATGTTCCGGGCCTACGGTAGCGCGTTCATGCGCCGTTTGCCCACGCCATCGAACGATCCGCGCTATGCTTGACGCAGCCTTGGCGCCGGTCGATGCCGCTTTGCACACCGGCGCCGCCCGCCCCTATCACGAGGAGTCCGCGATGACCGACACCCAGAAACCGACGCAAGCGCAGCAACCATCCGAAGAAATCGACCCGCAACTGATCGAACTCGCACACGAGGTGTTCGAACTCGCGCGGCGTGGCGATGCGACGATGCTGGCCGCGGTGATCGAGAAAGGCGTGCCGCCGAACCTTCGTAACGATAAGGGCGATAGCCTCGTGATGCTGGCCGCTTACCACGGCCACGAGGATGCGGTGCGTACGCTGCTCGAACGGGGCGCCGACCCAAACCTGCGCAACAACAACGGCCAGACGCCGATTGCGGGCGCCGCATTCAAGGGCTTCAAGCCGATCATCGAAATCCTGCTCGATCATGGCGCCGATGTGGAAGGTGCGTCGCCGGACGGCCGCACTGCATTGATGGTGGCCGCGATGTTCAATCGCACCGACATCGTCGACTTGCTGATTTCGCGCGGCGCGAACCCGCAGGCACGCGACGCGGGCGGCAATTCGGCCGCCGACGCGGCCGCGCGGATGGGTGCCGGCGACACCGCCGCACAACTGACGAAGCCACGCGGCTGAATTTCATCCTGCGTCCCTATTGCGGCGAACCGCCTCCGGTTCGCCCTGCTTCCTTCGGACAACGCCTTGCTCGTGGTTAAATAGCGCCGGCTCATACTGCTTGCAGCGCAAGCCGCTGCAAAACCCTGCTGTCCCGCTGTGATACCCGCCCTACCACGAGGCACCCCGGTGACCCAGACCTTCGACGCGCTCGCGGCGACGATCCGCGAGAAGTTTCCTGAACTGAGCCCGCAATTTCAGCTTGCGGCGGCGTTTCTACTCGACAATCCCGATGAAGTCGCCGTGCTGTCGATGCGCAA
The genomic region above belongs to Paraburkholderia edwinii and contains:
- a CDS encoding DnaJ C-terminal domain-containing protein, with protein sequence MSIGEYYKRLNLPETASPEEIKKAYRRLRAKYHPDLNKGSESNVEPVFKRIQEAFEVLTGARAPAVQSPSAAQKESRHTQARPPRPQPQPRSPRANERDTDSKPWSTTSDRWQAYRSNEDRPPMRGANRHDKLYVPLDVALNGGHVPTSYQITAPCRQCGGMSGGMSARFNAGPCADCDGQGKTALGARCGTCGGTGRASVDRCAACQNTGSESYWKTDQVAVPAGAWDGQQLTVPDGGFPGANGGTAGNAVLSIVILCGSDFERDGLNLKSELKVDFVTATLGGTFETHLLGRNLRVAIPPNSAQGSVIRLSAHGLSDASGNQGELRLQLVLAMPDAAGYLTDEQRAQLKQMFDDAARRGKSDDNAQ
- the rhmD gene encoding L-rhamnonate dehydratase, which translates into the protein MAMPTIRHVRAFVVRGGGADYHDQAGGHWIDDHISTPMARYPEYRQSRQSFGINVLGTLVVEIEASDGTVGFAVTTGGEIGAFIVERHLARFLEGQLVTDIEKMWDQMYFSTLYYGRKGIVLNTISGVDLALWDLLAKVRKEPVYQLLGGPVRDELQFYATGARPDLAKDMGFIGGKLPLQHGPAEGEAGFRQNIERLADMRSRVGDDFWLMYDCWMSLDVNYATKFAKAAHEYGLKWIEEALPPDDYWGYAELRRNVPRGMMVSTGEHEATRWGFRMLLEMECCDLIQPDVGWCGGITELIKISALADAHNVLVVPHGSSVYSYHFVVTRHNSPFSEFLMMAPKADEVVPMFTPLLLDEPVPVSGRLKVPDTPGFGVRLNPECALARPYPH
- the rhaM gene encoding L-rhamnose mutarotase is translated as METIAFRMVLNPGMRDEYERRHNEIWPELVDALHQAGVRDYSIYYDDATHHLFAVLTRTADHTMDELPHLAVMRKWWDYMADLMQTATDHTPLQQPLSRVFRLPGVDALQT
- a CDS encoding LysR family transcriptional regulator, whose protein sequence is MSQNAATVALINRLKFKHLALLVALDDTRNVHQAADAINVAQPSASRMLGDIEEALGFLLFERNARGMQPTPLGVVTLAYARRALAELTRFADDLEVKRKGGHGQLTVGAIMGAAPDLLAMAVATLKTERPLLNVCILGETSDQVVQLLHRREVDLALGRLTHPLQHNDFSFEPLARETLLLVVRAVHPLASRTTLSLPEVIGWPWVAQPISSPARVLFEEELARAGLTTPANLTECASIFATLQLLENYDAVAMLPESVVRDHVRGKLLVALPVEIGKSLAGFGILTRKEEPLAEPAERFVELLRQHSLTLKRDAPAAGDVASASRAAPKTASAH
- a CDS encoding DUF3280 domain-containing protein codes for the protein MALFPIVAAQGATPAANSIAVTDCTLIDDNASYNDAATTQQDAARVHMISDELRAQLRDRSLYRVADNAPASALIGKLSASQNLNACNGCELDIGRKLGTERVGVCWVQKISNLIININLRIEDVASGKTVFQRSVDIRGNTDLSWRRGVKALVDLLAEDRDTAH
- a CDS encoding SDR family NAD(P)-dependent oxidoreductase; protein product: MLLKDKAVIVTGGSRGIGRAIAVACAKDGADVAINYWGDNDASYNRRSAVAEVVEEIEALGRRVIAVEGNVADRATGPELVRRTVEAFGKVDVLASNAGICPFHAFLDMPADVLETTVAVNLNGAFFVTQAAAQQMKAQGTGGAIVATSSISALVGGGMQTHYTPTKAGVHSLMQSCAIALGPYGIRCNSVMPGTIATDLNAEDLADEAKKAYFEKRIPLGRLGRPDDVADCVVFLASDRARYVTGAALLVDGGLFVNLQ
- a CDS encoding ankyrin repeat domain-containing protein, which encodes MTDTQKPTQAQQPSEEIDPQLIELAHEVFELARRGDATMLAAVIEKGVPPNLRNDKGDSLVMLAAYHGHEDAVRTLLERGADPNLRNNNGQTPIAGAAFKGFKPIIEILLDHGADVEGASPDGRTALMVAAMFNRTDIVDLLISRGANPQARDAGGNSAADAAARMGAGDTAAQLTKPRG
- a CDS encoding amidohydrolase family protein, encoding MQVVDPHIHLWDLKTHHYPWLANPGISFVGDARDLQHDYLLSDLLKDAQPVEVLKVVHVEANHDPSDPVEETRWLQQVADEPSSRRMPNGIVAGVDLSAPNAAQVLEGHAAFANTRGVRQILNVHENRLYDYIGRHLLRDATWRANFARLRQHGMSFDMQLYPSQMEEAAALAREHADTQFIVNHTGMFVDRDSVAGYRAWREGMRKLAGCANVAVKISGLAMFDHRWTVESLRPYVLETIDTFGVERAMFASNFPVDRQFGSYADLWNAYAAIVGGASDAEKAALFVRNAGRVYRI
- a CDS encoding SDR family NAD(P)-dependent oxidoreductase, which gives rise to MTDLAGKVALVTGGSRGIGKAIALAYGKCGMSVALTYKDAVEPARETVAQIEAAGAKAIAIQVDVRDAAAIKKMADNTRDAFGKIDVLVNNAGIGYAKPWQQLTADDWHTTIATNLTSAWLASQEVAPEMVSRGWGRLIMLSSVAAQTGGVIGPHYAASKAGMIGLAHSYASLLAKTGVTSNAIAPALIETDMVAGNPNIKRDVIPVGRLGDVAEVADIAVLLASNGYINGQTINVNGGWYMSS
- a CDS encoding SDR family NAD(P)-dependent oxidoreductase, whose product is MNQIDLEGRVVVITGGARGIGYAVAQRALRSGAQVALWDIDSERLERSKKELEALGAVSAATVELTDEASIDKAVAATVAAHGAIHVLINCAGITGGNGTLWDLTPDVWRRVIDVNLIGPYLTCRAIVPLMIKQNYGRIVNIASVAGKEGNPNASHYSASKAGLIGLTKSLGKELATKNILVNAVTPAAAKTEIFDTMKQEHIDYMLSKIPMNRFLLPEEAASMILWLSSEDCAFSTGSVFDLSGGRATY